A window from Streptomyces sp. NBC_00335 encodes these proteins:
- a CDS encoding barstar family protein — protein MAGNAWFELLDGDGATMGSYFVNEVTVIDVKPSASGADLVDLTVTLWCENALPGAERPWELVRTGHLNHTGMWHELAPGDRHAWLSVALWSREYQRQGKPDAPAGQVFTLDGRHIVDQDSFYCAIGEAVNGPGGYFGWNLDALDDCLVGGWGATTPFTLHWDFSAEARTRLAERVPAGDREVVLFDLLLEIFEERGVSVILR, from the coding sequence GTGGCGGGGAACGCCTGGTTCGAGCTCCTCGACGGTGACGGTGCCACCATGGGGTCCTACTTCGTCAACGAGGTCACCGTCATCGACGTCAAGCCCTCCGCCAGTGGTGCCGACCTCGTCGACCTCACGGTGACGCTCTGGTGCGAGAACGCACTGCCCGGAGCGGAACGACCGTGGGAGCTGGTCCGCACCGGTCACCTGAACCACACCGGAATGTGGCACGAACTCGCACCCGGGGACCGACACGCGTGGCTGTCGGTGGCCCTGTGGTCCCGGGAGTACCAACGCCAGGGGAAGCCCGATGCGCCTGCGGGCCAGGTGTTCACCTTGGATGGCCGACACATCGTCGACCAAGACAGCTTCTACTGCGCGATCGGTGAGGCCGTCAACGGGCCCGGCGGGTACTTCGGCTGGAACCTGGACGCTCTGGACGACTGCCTTGTCGGCGGCTGGGGCGCGACCACTCCGTTCACTTTGCACTGGGACTTCTCTGCCGAGGCTCGGACGCGGTTGGCGGAGCGCGTGCCCGCCGGTGATCGCGAGGTTGTGCTGTTCGACCTCCTCCTGGAGATCTTCGAGGAACGGGGTGTAAGCGTCATCCTTCGGTGA
- a CDS encoding tyrosine-type recombinase/integrase: MKPQPAVSDPPPRPHGELSEASINHISKLAFDVWEDASTVTRHQRAQATRDILQYLSTHPGHTWQERWDASPLGKGLIKANSLGARRTTGLAVTPGVRTLFCLRVVQPTMLAFRQNQLNNFTPLFISAQNDPLLVTFEEHIAAQELRLQHQREAVLDMCTLLTYQGVALADITPESILQYAHDNRLARCRLQPGQPASNRLFGHGMWTALITMGRFPVSTPTTMRAAMMRGQRTIEELVDQYGIRDQAVRGLLIDYFGRRRADLDYSSLKQLALLLVKHFWVKIEQLNPGQQGLRIAPDLYTRWRETIRLKDDGTHRRGQDDIVISVRSFYYDLHTWAAAEPERWAAWVAPCPVPPGEFHGLGVRRRKGTERSADRTRQRQPLLPVLVDHVESRYDHARLLRERADQAADGEEFTFAGNAYRRVISESDQKRLRHGDAVPTRVLELGSGELRHIGTEEEAAFWDWAAVETLRHSGVRIEELCELTHLSIRQYQRANGEVIALLVIEPSKTDRERVIPMSAELFHVIASIIRRHGRRGRPIPLVSRYDPHDKVWSAQMPFLFQRQNGAIGSKIFNPGTIQQMISRRCEALAETHPGFRGLKFTPHDFRRIFATELVNSGLPIHIGASLLGHLSIQTTRGYVAVFDEDVIRHYQAHLHQRRQVRPSEEYRDATEQEWTEFEEHFDRRKVELGSCGRPYGTPCQHEHACIRCPMLHVNPKMLARLSELEADLLQRRTQAEAEGWIGEIEGIDLTLTFLRAKRDETQRRAQRPAVHLGIPAHRRPQESE; this comes from the coding sequence ATGAAGCCCCAGCCTGCGGTCTCGGATCCCCCGCCGCGACCGCACGGAGAACTGTCTGAAGCGTCGATCAACCACATCTCCAAGCTGGCCTTCGACGTCTGGGAGGACGCTTCCACCGTTACCCGGCACCAGCGTGCTCAGGCCACCCGCGACATCCTTCAGTACCTGTCCACCCACCCGGGGCACACCTGGCAGGAGCGGTGGGACGCCAGCCCTCTGGGCAAGGGGCTGATCAAGGCGAACAGTCTTGGTGCCCGCAGGACGACCGGCCTCGCGGTCACCCCGGGGGTCCGCACGCTGTTCTGCCTTCGCGTCGTCCAGCCCACGATGCTCGCCTTCCGGCAAAACCAGCTGAACAACTTCACACCCTTGTTCATCTCCGCGCAGAACGACCCGCTGCTGGTCACCTTCGAGGAGCACATCGCCGCACAGGAGCTGCGGCTCCAGCACCAGCGGGAGGCAGTGCTCGACATGTGCACGCTCTTGACCTATCAGGGCGTCGCGCTGGCTGACATCACGCCGGAGTCGATCCTCCAGTACGCGCACGACAACCGGCTGGCCCGCTGCCGTCTCCAGCCCGGACAACCGGCCTCCAACCGCCTGTTCGGGCACGGGATGTGGACGGCCCTGATCACGATGGGGCGGTTCCCGGTCTCCACGCCGACGACTATGCGGGCGGCGATGATGCGCGGTCAGCGGACCATCGAGGAGCTCGTCGATCAGTACGGGATCCGCGACCAGGCCGTCCGCGGCCTGCTGATCGACTACTTCGGCCGGCGCCGAGCGGATCTCGACTACTCCAGTCTGAAGCAGCTCGCGCTCCTGCTGGTCAAGCACTTCTGGGTGAAGATCGAGCAGCTCAACCCCGGACAGCAGGGACTTCGGATCGCACCGGACCTCTACACGCGCTGGCGCGAGACGATCCGTCTCAAGGACGACGGCACCCACCGGCGGGGCCAGGACGACATCGTCATCTCGGTTCGCAGCTTCTACTACGACCTGCACACCTGGGCTGCTGCTGAACCTGAACGCTGGGCGGCCTGGGTCGCACCGTGTCCCGTCCCGCCTGGTGAATTCCATGGCCTGGGCGTCCGCCGGCGGAAGGGAACCGAACGCTCCGCGGACCGCACCCGACAGCGCCAGCCGCTCCTACCCGTCCTGGTCGACCACGTCGAGTCCCGCTACGACCATGCCCGGCTCCTGCGCGAACGCGCCGACCAGGCCGCCGACGGGGAGGAGTTCACCTTCGCCGGCAACGCCTATCGCCGGGTGATCAGCGAGTCGGACCAGAAGCGGCTCCGGCACGGCGATGCCGTTCCCACCCGCGTGCTGGAGCTTGGCTCCGGTGAACTGAGGCACATCGGCACGGAGGAGGAGGCCGCCTTCTGGGACTGGGCGGCAGTGGAGACCTTGCGGCACTCCGGCGTGCGCATCGAGGAGCTGTGCGAGCTGACCCACCTCAGCATCCGCCAGTATCAGCGCGCGAACGGCGAGGTCATCGCGCTGCTCGTCATCGAACCGTCCAAGACCGACCGCGAGCGCGTCATCCCGATGTCGGCCGAGCTGTTCCACGTCATCGCCTCGATCATCCGGCGCCACGGCCGGCGAGGAAGGCCGATTCCGCTGGTCAGCCGCTACGACCCGCACGACAAGGTCTGGAGTGCGCAGATGCCGTTCCTCTTCCAGCGCCAGAACGGAGCGATCGGGTCGAAGATCTTCAACCCCGGCACCATTCAGCAGATGATCAGCCGACGGTGCGAGGCCCTGGCCGAGACCCACCCCGGGTTCCGCGGGCTGAAATTCACTCCGCACGACTTCCGGAGGATCTTCGCCACCGAGCTGGTCAACAGCGGTCTGCCCATCCACATCGGCGCCTCACTGCTCGGTCACCTCAGCATCCAGACCACCCGCGGCTACGTCGCCGTCTTCGACGAGGACGTGATCCGCCACTACCAGGCCCACCTCCACCAGAGGCGCCAAGTCCGCCCCTCGGAGGAGTACCGGGACGCCACCGAGCAGGAGTGGACCGAGTTCGAGGAGCACTTCGACCGCCGCAAGGTCGAGCTCGGCTCCTGCGGACGCCCCTACGGCACCCCTTGCCAGCACGAACATGCCTGCATCCGCTGCCCGATGCTCCACGTCAATCCCAAGATGCTCGCCCGGCTCTCCGAGCTCGAAGCCGACCTCCTGCAACGCAGGACGCAGGCCGAGGCCGAAGGCTGGATCGGTGAGATCGAGGGCATCGACCTCACCCTCACCTTCCTCCGCGCGAAGCGCGACGAGACCCAACGCCGAGCCCAGCGACCAGCTGTCCACCTCGGCATCCCCGCACACCGCCGTCCACAGGAGTCCGAATGA
- a CDS encoding tyrosine-type recombinase/integrase, giving the protein MELRHELIEGRAELPRVGAVVPARGVHPPYVVVNAYDDEIEAATAYLRDLALNDCSPLTVRSYGYGLLRWFRLLWLLGVAWEKATESEVAVLAGWLRTASNPQRQRTQAGGAAPGSVNLRTGKPALRAGYAPRTINHALSVVSGFYGFHAHQGNGPVVNPVPISPQRRRALAHRSPLEPRAVVGRARLRQKVSDRPPRSIPDRLWDELFDRMGCERDRALLEFYVSSGARAVELLGVGVDDIDWAGQRVYVISKGTREREAVPASPQAFVRLAHYLDEAGTPPRGESVWRTRRGSDRPLSYWAMRRIMQRANELLGTNWTLHDLRHTAASRMANGGKLTPVEVQAIMRHTNIQTTSRYLTARVEEMFDKVAEHYSTPRPATSYPTGYSADDIKAVFGG; this is encoded by the coding sequence GTGGAACTGCGACATGAACTGATCGAGGGGCGGGCCGAGCTGCCCCGGGTAGGGGCCGTTGTCCCCGCTCGGGGCGTCCACCCTCCGTACGTCGTCGTGAACGCGTACGACGACGAGATCGAGGCGGCCACCGCCTACCTGCGGGACCTGGCGCTAAACGACTGCAGCCCGTTGACGGTACGCAGCTACGGGTACGGCCTGTTGCGGTGGTTCCGGCTGCTGTGGCTGTTGGGAGTGGCGTGGGAGAAGGCGACCGAGTCTGAGGTCGCGGTGCTGGCGGGATGGCTACGGACGGCCTCGAATCCGCAGCGCCAGCGGACACAGGCAGGTGGCGCCGCACCGGGGTCGGTCAATCTGAGGACCGGCAAGCCCGCGCTGCGCGCCGGGTATGCGCCCAGGACGATCAACCACGCGTTGTCGGTGGTCAGCGGCTTCTACGGGTTCCATGCTCATCAGGGCAACGGGCCGGTGGTCAATCCCGTCCCGATCTCTCCGCAGCGTCGACGGGCCCTCGCTCACCGAAGCCCGTTGGAGCCGCGGGCGGTCGTGGGGCGGGCACGGCTACGGCAGAAGGTCTCCGACCGGCCGCCCCGCTCGATTCCCGACCGGCTCTGGGACGAATTGTTCGACCGCATGGGCTGCGAGCGCGACCGCGCCCTGCTGGAGTTTTACGTCTCCAGCGGCGCGCGAGCGGTCGAGCTGCTCGGGGTCGGAGTGGACGACATCGACTGGGCTGGCCAGAGGGTCTACGTGATCTCCAAGGGCACCCGGGAGAGGGAAGCGGTGCCGGCCTCGCCGCAGGCATTCGTCCGGCTGGCCCACTACCTCGACGAGGCGGGCACGCCGCCACGGGGCGAGTCGGTCTGGCGAACTCGTCGCGGGAGCGATCGCCCCCTGTCCTACTGGGCGATGCGTCGGATCATGCAGCGGGCGAACGAGCTGCTGGGCACGAACTGGACCCTGCACGACCTCCGGCACACGGCGGCATCCCGGATGGCCAACGGCGGGAAGCTCACCCCTGTCGAGGTCCAAGCGATCATGCGGCACACCAACATCCAGACCACCAGCCGCTACCTGACCGCGCGGGTTGAGGAGATGTTCGACAAGGTCGCGGAGCACTACAGCACGCCGCGGCCGGCGACGAGCTACCCCACTGGGTACTCCGCGGATGACATCAAGGCGGTGTTCGGTGGCTAG
- a CDS encoding undecaprenyl-diphosphate phosphatase, whose amino-acid sequence MNWIESLILGLVQGLTEFLPISSSAHLRLTAAFAGWHDPGAAFTAITQIGTEAAVLIYFRKDIAKIISTWFRSLYTKALRSEQEAKMGWLVIVGSIPIGVLGLAFKDQIEGPFRDLRLIATTLIVMGLVLGFADRLAARDEEGGRHRVVRERKTLKELGVKDGLIFGLCQAMALIPGVSRSGATLSGGLLLGFTREAAARYSFLLAIPAVLASGLFEIKDVMENPGHIAWPQTIFATVVAFLVGYAVIAWFMKFISSKSFMPFVIYRVLLGILLFVLVGAGVLSPHAGESGG is encoded by the coding sequence ATGAACTGGATCGAATCCCTCATCCTCGGTCTCGTCCAAGGACTTACGGAATTCCTCCCGATCTCCTCCAGCGCCCACCTGCGGCTGACCGCGGCGTTCGCCGGCTGGCACGATCCGGGAGCGGCCTTCACCGCCATCACGCAGATCGGCACCGAAGCCGCCGTACTGATCTACTTCCGCAAGGACATCGCGAAGATCATCTCCACCTGGTTCCGCTCGCTGTACACGAAGGCGCTGCGGTCCGAGCAGGAAGCCAAGATGGGCTGGCTGGTGATCGTCGGCTCGATTCCGATCGGTGTCCTCGGCCTCGCCTTCAAGGACCAGATCGAGGGCCCGTTCCGCGATCTGCGGCTGATCGCCACCACCCTCATCGTGATGGGCCTCGTGCTCGGCTTCGCCGACCGGCTGGCGGCGCGCGACGAAGAGGGCGGTCGGCACCGAGTCGTCCGCGAGCGCAAGACCTTGAAGGAACTGGGCGTCAAGGACGGCCTCATCTTCGGTCTCTGCCAGGCGATGGCCCTGATCCCGGGTGTGTCCCGGTCGGGCGCGACGCTCTCCGGCGGTCTGCTGCTGGGCTTCACCCGCGAGGCGGCGGCCCGTTACTCCTTCCTCCTCGCCATCCCGGCCGTGCTGGCCTCGGGCCTGTTCGAGATCAAGGACGTGATGGAGAACCCGGGCCACATCGCCTGGCCCCAGACGATCTTCGCCACGGTCGTCGCCTTCCTCGTCGGTTACGCGGTCATCGCGTGGTTCATGAAGTTCATCTCCAGCAAGAGCTTCATGCCGTTCGTGATCTACCGGGTCCTGCTCGGAATCCTGCTGTTCGTGCTGGTGGGAGCAGGGGTCCTGAGCCCGCACGCGGGCGAATCCGGCGGCTGA
- a CDS encoding TVP38/TMEM64 family protein: MSLLLAPWTRLSLLVVLLLAAGVCVVLYEPQRLLSEGWPPGLPVGTAVLLFAAAYGACTAALVPRPLLNLASGALFGSQFGLVAAVGGSVIGAGIAFGLGRMMGRDALRPLIRGRWLQAADDQLARHGFRSMLAVRIFPGLPFAMANYAAALSRCGWLPFLLATAIGVVPNTAAYVIAGASASSPTSPAFLASFGFIAVSAVGAAVVAWRKRHRLAPVDKPDRPAPVRELTAVHPPVVTAAPHGP; encoded by the coding sequence ATGTCCCTCCTCCTCGCGCCGTGGACGCGGCTCTCGCTGCTCGTCGTGCTGCTCCTCGCGGCCGGCGTCTGCGTCGTGCTGTACGAGCCCCAGCGCCTGCTCTCGGAGGGGTGGCCCCCGGGGCTCCCGGTGGGCACCGCGGTCCTGCTCTTCGCCGCGGCGTACGGGGCGTGCACGGCCGCCCTGGTGCCGCGCCCCCTGCTGAACCTGGCCTCCGGTGCCCTCTTCGGCTCCCAGTTCGGCCTGGTCGCGGCGGTCGGCGGTTCGGTGATCGGCGCCGGGATCGCCTTCGGCCTCGGCAGGATGATGGGCCGTGACGCCCTGCGTCCGCTGATCCGCGGCCGGTGGCTGCAGGCGGCCGACGATCAGCTGGCCCGGCACGGCTTCCGCTCGATGCTGGCGGTCCGGATCTTCCCCGGTCTGCCCTTCGCGATGGCCAACTACGCCGCCGCGCTGTCCCGCTGCGGCTGGCTCCCCTTCCTCCTCGCCACCGCGATCGGCGTGGTCCCGAACACCGCCGCGTACGTGATCGCGGGGGCCAGCGCCTCCTCCCCGACCTCCCCCGCGTTCCTCGCCTCGTTCGGTTTCATCGCCGTCTCCGCCGTGGGTGCGGCGGTCGTCGCCTGGCGCAAGCGGCACCGGCTGGCGCCCGTGGACAAGCCCGACCGTCCGGCGCCGGTGCGGGAACTGACGGCAGTACACCCCCCTGTGGTCACGGCGGCACCCCACGGGCCCTAG
- a CDS encoding DNA alkylation repair protein, giving the protein MQSNDRRPPLVPHSGLAELLVARLTQTYGAAADAERAGPMAAYMKDVAPFLGIPTPLRRELSRAVTKDTPKPSEADCAALALRCWELPEREYRYFAVDYLRRHVSRCSSGFLPVVRHLIVTDPWWDTVDLLAAHTVGPLVAADPALAAVMDEWAGDEDLWPARTALLHQLRYKSATDTERLFAYCRRQSGHPDFFIRKAIGWCLREYAKTDPGAVRAFVTAERESLSPLSVREALKNIGEVRPAAA; this is encoded by the coding sequence ATGCAGTCGAACGACAGGCGGCCCCCGCTGGTTCCCCACAGCGGCCTCGCCGAGCTGTTGGTGGCGCGGCTCACGCAGACCTACGGCGCCGCGGCCGACGCGGAGCGGGCCGGGCCCATGGCCGCGTACATGAAGGACGTCGCGCCCTTCCTCGGGATCCCCACCCCGCTGCGCCGCGAGCTGTCGAGGGCGGTGACCAAGGACACCCCGAAACCGTCCGAAGCGGACTGCGCGGCCCTCGCGCTGCGCTGCTGGGAGCTTCCGGAGCGTGAGTACCGGTACTTCGCCGTCGACTACCTGCGCCGGCACGTCTCCCGCTGCTCCTCCGGCTTCCTGCCCGTGGTCCGGCACCTGATCGTGACGGACCCCTGGTGGGACACCGTCGACCTGCTCGCCGCGCACACGGTCGGGCCGCTCGTGGCGGCGGATCCGGCGCTCGCCGCCGTCATGGACGAGTGGGCCGGGGACGAGGACCTCTGGCCGGCCCGCACCGCCCTGCTCCACCAGCTCCGGTACAAGTCCGCGACCGACACCGAGCGGCTCTTCGCGTACTGCCGCCGCCAGAGCGGCCACCCCGACTTCTTCATCCGCAAGGCCATCGGCTGGTGCCTGCGCGAGTACGCCAAGACGGACCCCGGCGCCGTACGCGCCTTCGTCACCGCCGAGCGGGAGTCGCTGTCCCCGCTGTCCGTGCGCGAGGCGCTGAAGAACATCGGCGAAGTCCGGCCCGCCGCCGCGTAA
- the tuf gene encoding elongation factor Tu: protein MAKTAFVRTKPHLNIGTMGHVDHGKTTLTAAITKVLAERGGASFVPFDRIDRAPEEARRGITINLTHVEYETDTRHYAHVDMPGHADYVKNMVTGAAQLDGAILVVSALDGVMPQTAEHVLLARQVGVDHIVVALNKADAGDPELTDLVELEVRELLTANGYGGDGAPVVRVSGLGALDGDPRWTASIEALLDAVDTYVPMPVRYTDAPFLMPVENVLTITGRGTVVTGAVERGTVAMGDRVALLGGDGAAVESVVTGLETFGKPMDSAEAGDNVALLLRGVPRDAVRRGDVVAAPGSVVPRRRFTARVYVLSAREGGRTTPVATGYRPQFYIRTADVVGNVDLGEAGHARPGDTVTMTVELGRDVPLESGLGFAIREGGRTVGAGTVTEVG from the coding sequence ATGGCCAAGACGGCCTTCGTGCGCACCAAGCCGCACCTCAACATCGGCACCATGGGGCACGTCGACCACGGCAAGACGACGCTGACCGCCGCCATCACCAAGGTCCTCGCCGAGCGCGGCGGCGCCTCCTTCGTGCCGTTCGACCGGATCGACCGGGCCCCCGAGGAGGCCCGGCGCGGCATCACCATCAACCTCACGCACGTCGAGTACGAGACCGACACCCGCCACTACGCCCACGTGGACATGCCCGGCCACGCCGACTACGTCAAGAACATGGTTACGGGCGCGGCCCAGCTCGACGGGGCGATCCTCGTCGTCTCCGCCCTCGACGGGGTCATGCCGCAAACCGCCGAGCACGTGCTCCTCGCCCGGCAGGTCGGCGTCGACCACATCGTCGTCGCGCTGAACAAGGCCGACGCCGGGGACCCCGAGCTCACCGACCTGGTCGAGCTGGAGGTCCGCGAGCTGCTCACCGCGAACGGCTACGGCGGGGACGGCGCCCCGGTCGTACGGGTCTCCGGGCTCGGGGCGCTGGACGGCGACCCGCGCTGGACCGCGTCGATCGAGGCCCTGCTCGACGCCGTGGACACGTACGTGCCCATGCCCGTGCGGTACACCGACGCGCCGTTCCTGATGCCGGTCGAGAACGTCCTGACCATCACCGGGCGCGGCACCGTCGTCACCGGCGCCGTCGAGCGGGGCACCGTGGCCATGGGCGACCGCGTCGCGCTGCTCGGCGGCGACGGCGCGGCCGTGGAGTCCGTCGTCACCGGGCTGGAGACCTTCGGGAAGCCGATGGACTCCGCCGAGGCCGGGGACAACGTCGCGCTGCTGCTGCGCGGGGTGCCACGCGACGCGGTGCGCCGCGGCGACGTGGTGGCCGCGCCCGGCAGCGTCGTACCGAGGCGCCGCTTCACGGCGCGGGTGTACGTGCTGTCCGCCCGCGAGGGCGGCCGCACCACCCCGGTGGCGACCGGCTACCGGCCCCAGTTCTACATCCGCACCGCCGACGTGGTGGGGAACGTGGACCTGGGCGAGGCGGGCCATGCCCGGCCGGGGGACACGGTCACCATGACCGTGGAGCTCGGGCGGGACGTCCCGCTGGAGAGCGGGCTCGGCTTCGCGATCCGCGAGGGCGGGCGCACCGTCGGGGCCGGGACGGTCACCGAGGTCGGGTAG
- a CDS encoding patatin-like phospholipase family protein, which translates to MGGGGEGKGTALVLGGGGLTGVGWEAGMLYGLARAGVDLTGADLVVGTSAGSVVGAQLTSGLLTPQDLYERQLGDPGGELPAKLGASLIGRYAVAMVRSRDAKSYRRRIGAFALAADTEPEPVRRKVLEGRLVSHAWPERRFVITAVDALTGELAAFERGSAAGLVDAVSASCAVPGVWPPVTVGGRPFIDGGVRSATNADLAAGYARVVILAPMTTGAGMIPSPAAQAARLRESGAKVLLITPSSQARKVFGRNVLDPARRDPAARAGLEQAAAHVEQAREVWAAPGA; encoded by the coding sequence ATGGGCGGCGGCGGCGAAGGCAAGGGCACGGCTCTGGTGCTCGGCGGTGGCGGGCTGACCGGCGTCGGCTGGGAGGCCGGGATGCTGTACGGGCTCGCCCGCGCGGGCGTCGACCTGACCGGAGCCGACCTCGTCGTCGGGACCTCGGCCGGCTCGGTCGTCGGCGCGCAGCTCACCTCCGGACTGCTCACCCCGCAGGACCTGTACGAGCGCCAGCTCGGCGACCCCGGAGGGGAGCTCCCCGCGAAGCTGGGAGCCTCCCTGATCGGGCGGTACGCCGTCGCGATGGTGCGGTCCCGCGACGCGAAGTCCTACCGGCGCCGGATCGGGGCCTTCGCGCTCGCCGCCGATACCGAGCCGGAGCCGGTTCGCCGCAAGGTGCTGGAAGGCCGCCTGGTGTCGCACGCATGGCCCGAGCGGCGCTTCGTCATCACGGCCGTGGACGCGCTGACCGGCGAACTCGCCGCCTTCGAGCGGGGGAGCGCGGCCGGGCTCGTCGACGCCGTCTCGGCGAGCTGCGCCGTACCGGGGGTGTGGCCGCCCGTGACGGTCGGGGGGCGGCCGTTCATCGACGGCGGGGTCCGCTCCGCGACCAACGCCGACCTGGCCGCCGGTTATGCGCGCGTGGTGATCCTCGCGCCGATGACCACCGGCGCCGGAATGATCCCCTCGCCCGCGGCGCAGGCCGCACGGCTGCGGGAGTCCGGGGCGAAGGTGCTGCTGATCACCCCGTCCTCGCAGGCCCGTAAGGTCTTCGGACGCAACGTACTGGACCCCGCGCGCCGCGATCCCGCCGCGCGGGCGGGGCTGGAGCAGGCCGCGGCCCACGTGGAGCAGGCACGCGAGGTGTGGGCGGCTCCGGGAGCCTGA
- a CDS encoding spermidine synthase has product MPDIDRERAWLLTVDGAPQSYVDLDDPEHLEFEYVRRLAHVLDCVGEPGAALDLLHLGGGALTLPRYAAAGRPGSRQDVVEFDAGLVALVGEFLPVAAGSGITVHVADARAWLAGAPDASADVVVGDVFGGSRVPASLASVEYAREVARVLKPGGVYVANLADGAPFAFLRGQLANFGAVFGELALIAEPGVLRGRRFGNAVLLASERELQVAELSRVCAGDAFPARVEVGAALARLMRGALPVADADAVASPEPPEGAFSLG; this is encoded by the coding sequence ATGCCGGACATCGACCGGGAGCGGGCCTGGCTGCTCACCGTGGACGGGGCGCCGCAGTCGTACGTGGACCTCGACGACCCGGAGCACCTGGAGTTCGAGTACGTACGCCGCCTCGCGCACGTCCTGGACTGCGTGGGCGAGCCGGGGGCCGCGCTGGACCTGCTGCACCTGGGCGGCGGCGCGCTGACCCTGCCCCGGTACGCGGCGGCTGGCCGGCCGGGGTCGCGGCAGGACGTGGTCGAGTTCGACGCCGGGCTCGTCGCGCTGGTCGGGGAGTTCCTGCCGGTGGCGGCCGGGAGCGGGATCACGGTGCACGTCGCCGACGCGCGGGCCTGGCTGGCCGGGGCGCCGGACGCGAGCGCGGACGTGGTGGTGGGGGACGTCTTCGGGGGATCCCGGGTGCCCGCTTCGCTGGCCTCGGTGGAGTACGCGCGCGAGGTGGCGCGGGTGCTGAAGCCGGGCGGGGTGTACGTGGCGAACCTCGCCGACGGGGCGCCGTTCGCGTTCCTGCGGGGGCAGCTCGCGAACTTCGGTGCGGTCTTCGGGGAGTTGGCGCTCATCGCGGAGCCGGGGGTGCTGCGCGGGCGGCGGTTCGGGAACGCGGTGCTGCTGGCTTCGGAGCGGGAGCTGCAGGTGGCGGAGCTTTCGCGGGTGTGCGCGGGTGACGCGTTTCCGGCGCGGGTCGAGGTGGGGGCGGCCCTGGCGCGGCTGATGCGGGGGGCTCTGCCGGTGGCCGACGCCGATGCGGTGGCTTCGCCCGAGCCGCCGGAGGGGGCGTTCAGCCTCGGCTGA
- a CDS encoding MFS transporter has product MSSPTSPSPGPARPASSRRTPEWAGRNYTLLTGAAVITNLGSHGALIATTWAVLQSGGSPGDVGLVAAARTLPLVLFLLIGGAVADRIPRHHVMVAANALNCLSQAVFALLVLTGDPELWQMMLLTALCGAGTAFFNPAAEGMLMATVSGPQANRAFAFFRMAMNGASVGGAALGGAMVALLGPGWVLAVDAAAFAVAGALRAFLNVGDVPERAPGGGLLTDLREGWGEFRSRPWLWSIVLQFSVVVAVVGAAEAVYGPLVALEQLGGAAPWGVALAFFGLGTIGGAVLMMTWKPRRLLLVGTLCVFPLALPAAGLAVPLPVWGLCAVMFVSGAAIEVFGVSWMTTMHQEIPEEMFSRVSSYDWFGSLSMLPLAMALAGPVESAIGRTSALWGCAGLVIVVTAAVLLVPDVRHMTRKPPAPTGPGAAAPDLAKPSPAASTSAESSPAGV; this is encoded by the coding sequence GTGAGCTCTCCTACCTCCCCCTCCCCCGGTCCCGCCCGCCCCGCGTCCTCCCGCCGCACGCCGGAGTGGGCCGGCCGCAACTACACCCTCCTGACGGGTGCCGCGGTCATCACGAACCTCGGGAGCCACGGAGCGCTCATCGCGACCACCTGGGCGGTCCTGCAGTCGGGCGGCTCCCCCGGTGACGTCGGCCTCGTGGCCGCCGCCCGTACGCTGCCGCTCGTCCTCTTCCTCCTCATCGGCGGAGCCGTCGCCGACCGGATCCCCCGCCACCACGTCATGGTCGCGGCGAACGCCCTCAACTGCCTCTCGCAGGCCGTCTTCGCCCTCCTCGTCCTGACCGGCGATCCCGAGCTGTGGCAGATGATGCTGCTCACGGCGCTGTGCGGCGCCGGTACGGCCTTCTTCAACCCGGCCGCCGAGGGCATGCTCATGGCCACCGTCTCCGGTCCGCAGGCCAACCGCGCCTTCGCCTTCTTCCGGATGGCGATGAACGGCGCCAGTGTCGGCGGAGCGGCCCTCGGCGGAGCCATGGTCGCCCTGCTGGGCCCCGGCTGGGTGCTCGCCGTGGACGCCGCCGCCTTCGCCGTCGCCGGAGCCCTACGGGCCTTCCTCAACGTCGGCGACGTCCCCGAACGCGCTCCCGGCGGCGGCCTGCTGACCGATCTGCGCGAGGGCTGGGGGGAGTTCCGGAGCCGCCCCTGGCTGTGGAGCATCGTGCTCCAGTTCTCCGTCGTCGTGGCCGTCGTCGGCGCCGCCGAAGCGGTCTACGGGCCCCTGGTCGCGCTGGAGCAACTGGGCGGGGCGGCTCCGTGGGGCGTGGCCCTGGCCTTCTTCGGCCTCGGCACCATCGGCGGAGCCGTCCTGATGATGACCTGGAAGCCGCGCCGCCTGCTGCTGGTCGGGACCCTCTGCGTGTTCCCGCTGGCGCTCCCCGCGGCGGGGCTGGCGGTGCCGCTTCCCGTGTGGGGGCTGTGCGCGGTGATGTTCGTGAGCGGCGCGGCCATCGAGGTGTTCGGCGTGAGCTGGATGACGACGATGCACCAGGAGATCCCGGAGGAGATGTTCTCCCGGGTCTCCTCCTACGACTGGTTCGGCTCGCTCTCGATGCTCCCGCTGGCCATGGCGCTGGCCGGCCCGGTCGAATCCGCGATCGGCCGCACCTCGGCCCTCTGGGGCTGCGCGGGCCTGGTGATCGTGGTGACGGCAGCCGTCCTCCTGGTCCCGGACGTCCGCCACATGACCCGCAAACCGCCCGCCCCGACCGGCCCCGGCGCCGCCGCCCCCGACCTGGCCAAGCCGAGTCCGGCCGCCTCCACCTCAGCCGAATCCAGCCCCGCCGGCGTGTGA